Proteins encoded by one window of Ignavibacteriota bacterium:
- a CDS encoding choice-of-anchor D domain-containing protein, whose product MKKGIFYILLFLISVNILKSEDTESYKLSSYEGLHFMVGFMENESNIAAPVKNLEQKIFISSNYDATLQVKFGTLSPVQYLVKKNDILSITVPNGYENSRSEEKLRNLVEITSDYPIAVYAYSSIPLSTDSYSVIPISNWGKEYIAVSLPNDQYHSGAITSILDSIRDYTPRSSQIMIMAAYDDTKITIIPSSLTRKVMQVGQSYEVTLQKGQSYLVQSWQYGRGFGDMTGTIVRSDKPVGFLTGHVRSALTQGYSQQPPDSKDHLIEMLMPTSAWGQTFVSVPFGTNPKNGDYFKLVTKDKNVVVDILTGGNNIEYRLNNNTSQVIAGLNQPALWRASAPVQLAQFMYRTADTTESFLYDPSIVILPPVEQFVNRIMFNTPDESFVNSEGVKFTDHYVTVVASREALGFLKLDGVLVSSISEIGQQPIEGTNLFWARLPLSSGKHELISLEGRFAGVLFGVGRFDSYAMTLGCSLQNPFSDDNIDPTITVQEDCGNLKGTITDVINSESYGIYYAWVQTDSTFNYKWKIDPISSDAEVITFTAEPIDKFKDGKFIIDYLDKGGNKGRYVFFYDAINIEYPKEILLPNIDYNDSLCIEFKVKNNGKRAIELLRSQITNDSRISLYSNPEIPEVLSPDEEVIFKICLDPKGNSSSFYGKVNLFFGCDVEFEIPYRGDLIALELETRGLDFGEVQVGKTNCSSISITNNGNSEVLITELKFEEVFEIDTTGIFPYILAPGETLYIPVCFSPEERMDYSVNVIFINEFGINTNADIRGTGVAPLVESLVYDFGAFRLGSSKSITQELVNSGNQNVQVIFSEFLTPINIDDNISEILQFKNGMSVAKNSSTELALELTMSNMNDYEVTASYNTNWELHPELTITALGKATLPQIRTANVNFGNINVFSEKELTEDIIFSEGNEILTIDEVFIVGGDTESFEFNLENLKNFTIQENNSYSATILFKPNRIGFHELTLGVIHDAKVNFLRDTAYVILSGTAGGPDDYDVEISLESGSVFACVYTDAKVKIHNKGIKSLLTGLALEKSNEDFVAEILGFEERFIETGETAEYDIRIFAQNGKGGIVKVIATFFDTDTLTEEFEVNPISDIIDIDDLNKISYAAGEIIELTISGKFPYAIDTLTSFNLTLDVNSSYLFLRNENISLNLNKNGEILKYNLNISKTKNKLVFFTNENLINIFQNLEWSVDLQFLGLLSDKLEGSWNVSVSDGKCFIDGSSTLNTLLDSVCVFEARHVTIDKNKPHANIYPNPAGDILRIKTMFPEAVENAKVSITNSLGINFTLKENVFINKGTGFLEFDVSNFANGTYFLKFETEILQKNILFVIIR is encoded by the coding sequence ATGAAAAAAGGGATATTTTACATATTATTGTTTTTGATTTCTGTCAACATCCTCAAATCTGAGGATACAGAGTCATATAAACTTTCCTCCTATGAAGGTCTGCACTTTATGGTTGGCTTCATGGAGAATGAGTCCAATATTGCTGCACCGGTAAAAAATCTTGAACAAAAAATATTTATTTCATCAAATTACGATGCCACACTTCAAGTTAAGTTCGGCACACTCAGCCCTGTTCAATATCTTGTTAAAAAGAACGATATTCTTTCTATAACAGTTCCAAATGGTTATGAAAACAGTCGCTCAGAAGAAAAATTACGCAATTTAGTTGAAATAACCAGTGATTATCCTATTGCTGTATATGCATATTCGAGCATACCGCTTTCGACAGACAGTTATTCAGTGATACCAATATCAAACTGGGGCAAAGAGTACATAGCTGTATCTCTTCCAAATGACCAGTATCACTCAGGAGCTATTACTTCTATACTTGATTCTATAAGAGATTACACTCCTCGTTCGAGCCAAATTATGATTATGGCTGCTTACGACGATACTAAGATAACCATTATTCCGAGCAGTCTTACACGCAAGGTCATGCAAGTTGGTCAAAGTTATGAAGTAACTCTCCAAAAAGGACAGAGCTACCTCGTTCAGTCATGGCAATACGGAAGGGGCTTTGGCGATATGACAGGCACTATTGTTCGCTCTGATAAGCCGGTCGGATTCTTAACCGGACATGTGAGATCTGCTCTGACTCAGGGATATTCCCAACAGCCGCCTGACTCCAAAGACCATTTAATTGAAATGTTGATGCCGACTTCTGCGTGGGGACAAACTTTTGTCTCTGTACCTTTTGGTACAAATCCTAAAAATGGCGACTATTTCAAGCTTGTGACTAAAGATAAAAATGTTGTTGTTGACATCCTTACCGGTGGCAACAACATTGAATACAGATTAAATAATAATACTTCTCAGGTGATTGCCGGTTTGAACCAGCCGGCGCTTTGGCGAGCATCAGCACCTGTACAGCTCGCTCAGTTTATGTACCGCACTGCAGATACAACTGAATCGTTTCTGTATGACCCTTCAATAGTAATTCTCCCGCCTGTAGAGCAATTTGTCAACAGGATTATGTTTAATACTCCCGACGAAAGCTTCGTCAATTCCGAAGGCGTAAAGTTCACAGACCATTATGTTACTGTTGTAGCAAGCAGAGAGGCACTTGGTTTTCTCAAACTTGATGGAGTACTTGTTAGTTCAATTTCTGAGATTGGACAACAACCCATTGAAGGCACAAATTTATTTTGGGCAAGACTTCCGCTATCTTCCGGAAAGCATGAGCTGATTTCCCTCGAAGGAAGATTTGCAGGAGTACTTTTCGGTGTAGGTAGATTCGATTCCTATGCTATGACTCTGGGTTGCTCACTTCAGAATCCTTTCTCTGATGACAATATTGACCCTACGATTACAGTACAGGAAGATTGCGGAAACCTTAAGGGCACTATTACTGATGTTATAAATTCCGAAAGTTATGGCATTTATTATGCGTGGGTTCAAACCGACTCAACATTTAATTATAAGTGGAAAATTGACCCTATAAGTTCCGATGCTGAAGTTATTACATTTACTGCCGAACCAATTGATAAATTTAAGGATGGGAAATTTATTATTGATTATCTCGATAAAGGTGGAAATAAGGGAAGATATGTATTTTTCTATGATGCTATAAATATTGAATATCCTAAAGAAATTTTACTTCCGAATATTGATTATAATGATAGCTTATGTATTGAATTTAAAGTCAAAAACAATGGCAAACGGGCAATTGAATTGCTTCGTTCACAAATTACTAATGATTCCCGAATTTCACTATATTCAAATCCTGAAATACCTGAAGTATTGTCACCTGATGAAGAAGTCATATTTAAAATTTGCTTAGACCCAAAAGGCAATTCCAGCTCATTTTATGGTAAAGTCAATTTGTTTTTTGGATGTGATGTTGAATTTGAAATTCCTTACAGAGGCGATTTGATTGCTCTCGAGCTTGAGACGCGTGGACTTGATTTCGGTGAAGTTCAAGTAGGTAAGACAAATTGCTCATCAATTTCGATTACTAATAACGGAAATTCTGAAGTACTGATTACCGAACTCAAGTTTGAAGAAGTATTTGAAATTGACACTACAGGAATATTCCCATACATTCTTGCACCGGGTGAAACGTTATACATTCCGGTCTGCTTTTCTCCTGAAGAGAGGATGGATTATTCTGTAAACGTTATATTTATAAATGAATTCGGCATAAATACCAATGCTGATATAAGAGGTACCGGAGTAGCCCCTCTCGTTGAAAGTCTTGTTTACGATTTTGGTGCATTCAGGCTCGGAAGCAGTAAATCCATTACTCAGGAATTGGTTAACAGTGGTAATCAGAATGTACAAGTGATTTTTAGCGAGTTTTTAACTCCAATAAATATTGATGATAATATTTCAGAAATTCTTCAGTTCAAAAACGGGATGTCTGTAGCTAAAAATTCGTCAACGGAGCTTGCTCTTGAGCTAACTATGAGCAATATGAACGACTACGAGGTTACGGCATCATATAATACAAATTGGGAACTTCACCCCGAACTGACGATAACTGCTCTCGGTAAAGCCACACTACCTCAAATTCGTACAGCTAATGTTAATTTTGGAAATATCAATGTGTTTTCCGAAAAAGAGTTAACAGAAGATATCATATTTTCCGAGGGTAATGAAATATTGACTATTGATGAGGTTTTCATAGTTGGTGGTGATACTGAATCCTTTGAATTCAATTTAGAAAATTTGAAGAATTTTACAATTCAGGAAAATAATTCCTATTCTGCTACAATTTTATTTAAACCAAACCGTATTGGATTTCACGAATTGACATTGGGTGTAATTCATGATGCGAAAGTCAACTTTCTCCGAGATACTGCCTATGTTATTCTAAGCGGCACTGCCGGTGGACCTGATGATTATGATGTTGAAATAAGTTTAGAAAGCGGCTCGGTTTTTGCGTGTGTATATACCGATGCAAAGGTAAAAATTCATAATAAAGGAATTAAATCCTTGCTCACAGGACTTGCTCTTGAAAAGTCGAATGAAGATTTCGTTGCTGAGATATTAGGATTTGAAGAAAGATTTATCGAAACAGGTGAAACTGCCGAATATGATATAAGAATTTTTGCCCAAAATGGTAAAGGCGGTATTGTAAAAGTTATCGCTACGTTCTTTGATACGGATACCTTGACTGAAGAATTTGAAGTTAATCCGATTTCGGATATAATTGATATTGATGATTTAAACAAAATTTCTTATGCAGCAGGTGAAATTATTGAGCTAACAATTAGCGGAAAATTTCCTTATGCAATTGACACACTAACTTCATTTAATCTTACTTTAGATGTCAATTCTTCATATTTATTCCTCAGAAACGAAAATATTTCATTAAATTTGAACAAAAATGGTGAAATTTTAAAATATAATTTGAATATTTCAAAAACAAAGAATAAATTAGTGTTCTTTACAAATGAAAATTTGATAAATATTTTTCAAAATTTGGAATGGAGTGTTGATTTACAGTTTTTAGGACTACTTTCGGATAAATTGGAAGGCAGTTGGAATGTTTCAGTGAGTGACGGAAAATGCTTCATTGATGGCAGTTCAACTTTAAATACCCTTCTTGACAGTGTGTGTGTATTTGAGGCAAGACATGTTACAATTGACAAAAATAAGCCACATGCAAATATTTATCCAAATCCTGCGGGAGATATACTAAGAATAAAAACTATGTTTCCTGAGGCAGTTGAGAATGCCAAAGTAAGCATAACAAACAGTTTAGGAATAAATTTTACTTTGAAAGAAAATGTTTTTATAAATAAAGGTACCGGCTTTTTGGAATTCGATGTCAGCAATTTTGCAAACGGCACTTATTTCCTGAAGTTTGAAACTGAAATTTTGCAAAAAAATATATTATTTGTTATTATCAGATAA
- a CDS encoding carbohydrate ABC transporter permease — MNKQFRTILLHTVLFIVALVMIFPLFWMVLLSLKEFPERYSTFVALLTSDFTLQNYIDTLSSDIFGVYFLNSFLVASVVTAGNLILCTMVAYAFARRKFFAKEFLFVSVLAVLIIPPHVVMIPLYRMMVNFGWINSYYSLIVPWLVMPFGIFLIRQYISTIPTDIEDAARMDGAGEWYILFRIVMPLCRPILTVLAIYIFLGNWNSFLYPYLFTTDDAFRTLPVGLTFYLGKQSIDWGHLMAGAGISALPVLIIFLFFQKQIIKGLTAGALKE; from the coding sequence ATGAATAAGCAGTTTCGCACAATATTACTTCACACAGTCTTATTTATAGTTGCATTAGTGATGATATTTCCTCTCTTTTGGATGGTACTTCTTTCGTTGAAAGAGTTTCCGGAAAGATATTCTACATTTGTAGCGCTACTGACATCTGATTTTACTTTACAAAATTACATTGATACACTAAGCTCAGATATTTTCGGAGTATATTTTTTAAATTCATTCCTTGTGGCTTCAGTTGTGACGGCAGGAAATTTGATTTTATGCACCATGGTAGCCTATGCTTTTGCCCGTAGGAAGTTTTTTGCCAAGGAATTTTTATTTGTCTCTGTACTTGCTGTTCTGATAATCCCGCCCCATGTTGTAATGATACCACTTTACAGAATGATGGTAAATTTCGGATGGATTAATTCCTATTATTCTTTGATAGTTCCATGGCTTGTAATGCCATTCGGAATTTTTCTCATCAGGCAATATATATCTACAATTCCTACTGATATTGAAGATGCCGCAAGAATGGACGGAGCCGGTGAATGGTATATTTTATTCAGAATTGTAATGCCGCTTTGCAGACCGATACTTACAGTTCTTGCGATTTATATTTTTCTTGGTAACTGGAATTCATTCCTTTACCCTTATTTATTTACTACTGATGATGCTTTCCGAACATTGCCTGTTGGGCTTACATTTTATTTAGGAAAGCAGTCAATTGATTGGGGACATCTTATGGCTGGAGCAGGAATTTCAGCATTGCCTGTTTTGATAATTTTCTTGTTTTTCCAGAAGCAAATAATTAAAGGTTTGACCGCAGGAGCACTGAAAGAGTAA
- the dacB gene encoding D-alanyl-D-alanine carboxypeptidase/D-alanyl-D-alanine-endopeptidase yields the protein MYLKITLVFILIFFIVDSKVSNGGIDSAIVHNETFYIGFTPLDSSYSLTKLSNSLNAVIANNGKNLGSTNFGIGVYSLNQKKWYYSRNADKLLTPASTTKLFTTYTLLRQIGSEAYISTEVYHDGTIQPDGIIKGNIYIYGKGDALFSTSDLEVLADKVRKSGIRKITGNVYSDGTFYDDETERIVYSRDKDVVQATPPIAALNIDRNAATIIVKAGPRAGDPPSVQVIPFSDSHIIINNAKVGTVKSKKAGIRVNTKMLPDGRQQFITSGNIKPNSTFTYQHLIHNPPLTIAGAFKNRLKAGGIVIDGDFGVVSRAESDSIKSDYKYIADFKRPVFDIINPVNKDSDNYLAEILFKMIGANYGNRHDNAPSTRKFMDSLFTKDNIECNKCKLNDGSGLSRRNVVTTESLIGILNNATYYEFYDDFKNSLSIAGEDGTLRKRMKGTNAEKNLLGKTGTLRNVSALAGYVRTLDGDNLVFAFIFNGPNVGVYKLIENELSKILSDFYFETVPLDNPAGR from the coding sequence ATGTATTTGAAGATAACTTTAGTGTTTATTTTGATATTCTTTATTGTTGATAGCAAAGTATCAAACGGCGGGATTGATTCTGCTATCGTTCATAATGAAACTTTCTATATCGGATTTACCCCACTTGATTCTTCATATTCTCTTACCAAACTCTCAAATTCTCTTAATGCTGTAATTGCAAACAACGGAAAGAATCTTGGCTCGACAAACTTCGGAATTGGTGTATATTCCTTAAATCAAAAAAAATGGTATTACAGCCGGAACGCTGACAAACTATTAACACCTGCATCCACAACAAAACTATTTACAACATATACTCTATTAAGACAAATTGGTTCGGAAGCCTATATTTCTACAGAAGTTTATCATGACGGAACAATACAGCCCGATGGTATCATAAAAGGCAATATTTACATATACGGTAAAGGTGATGCTCTGTTTTCAACTTCTGACCTTGAAGTATTAGCAGATAAAGTTCGAAAATCAGGTATTCGGAAAATTACAGGTAATGTGTATTCAGATGGTACATTCTATGATGATGAAACTGAAAGAATTGTTTACAGTCGCGATAAAGATGTTGTTCAGGCAACACCACCTATAGCTGCTCTCAATATTGACAGAAATGCTGCAACCATAATTGTCAAGGCAGGTCCCAGAGCAGGTGACCCTCCGAGTGTTCAGGTGATTCCATTTTCCGATTCGCATATAATTATTAATAATGCTAAAGTGGGCACAGTAAAATCTAAAAAAGCCGGAATCAGAGTAAACACAAAAATGCTGCCTGATGGTCGTCAGCAGTTCATTACTTCAGGTAATATTAAGCCAAATTCTACTTTTACATATCAGCATTTGATACATAATCCCCCATTAACAATTGCTGGTGCATTCAAAAACAGACTAAAAGCCGGCGGTATTGTAATTGATGGTGATTTCGGTGTAGTTTCCAGAGCTGAAAGTGATTCTATTAAATCAGATTACAAATATATAGCCGACTTTAAAAGACCCGTTTTTGACATAATCAACCCTGTAAATAAGGATAGTGATAATTATCTTGCTGAGATTTTATTCAAAATGATTGGTGCAAATTACGGTAATCGTCATGATAATGCACCGTCAACACGCAAATTTATGGATAGCTTATTTACCAAAGATAATATTGAATGTAATAAATGTAAACTCAATGACGGCTCAGGGCTTTCGAGGAGAAATGTTGTAACGACTGAGTCACTTATCGGCATTCTGAATAATGCAACATACTATGAATTTTATGATGATTTCAAAAATTCTCTTTCAATTGCAGGCGAAGACGGCACTTTACGAAAAAGGATGAAAGGTACAAATGCCGAAAAAAATCTTCTCGGGAAGACCGGAACTTTAAGAAATGTTAGTGCACTTGCAGGTTATGTCAGAACTCTTGACGGTGATAATTTGGTATTCGCATTTATTTTCAACGGTCCCAATGTAGGTGTTTATAAACTAATTGAGAATGAACTTAGTAAAATACTGTCAGATTTTTATTTTGAAACAGTACCACTTGATAATCCGGCAGGGAGATGA
- the murG gene encoding undecaprenyldiphospho-muramoylpentapeptide beta-N-acetylglucosaminyltransferase: MHFLFGAGGTGGHLYPALAVAGELMKIVPECKITFAGRVDKIEGTKVPAFGYEFLPVDIEGLSFKPNPATLQNFVKLFKARNKVYNFIKQNKCSAVIVAGAYISIPPGFAAAKSKTPLFLMESNVNPGKAISLLTARSKAVFTSFEDSAKYFPQKWRKKIFFTGNPVRQDFLLPINKKDAKNKIGINPDKKTILIFGGSLGAKSINEFVAANLDNLSRINADIIWQTGGNFEFSDNIPDNIHQHNYIDDMSLYYSAADLIVCRSGASTVSELTLTGKPSVLVPLPSASNNEQLRNAEIMARIGASELVLNNELNSKLLSIVNELVADENKLLRMSESAGELAKPDAAKDVANKILEMIG; the protein is encoded by the coding sequence ATGCACTTTTTGTTTGGAGCAGGCGGAACAGGCGGACATCTTTATCCGGCACTCGCTGTAGCAGGCGAGCTTATGAAAATCGTACCTGAATGTAAAATTACGTTTGCAGGCAGAGTTGATAAAATTGAAGGTACAAAAGTTCCTGCATTTGGCTATGAATTTCTTCCTGTTGATATTGAAGGACTCAGCTTCAAGCCTAACCCCGCAACACTACAGAATTTTGTAAAACTTTTTAAAGCTAGAAACAAAGTCTATAATTTTATAAAGCAAAATAAGTGCTCTGCAGTTATTGTTGCAGGTGCTTATATAAGCATACCCCCCGGATTTGCCGCAGCAAAATCTAAAACGCCGCTTTTTCTGATGGAGTCTAATGTCAATCCCGGAAAAGCAATTTCGCTTCTTACAGCCCGCTCCAAAGCCGTATTTACTTCATTTGAAGATAGTGCAAAATATTTTCCTCAAAAATGGAGAAAGAAAATATTTTTTACAGGAAATCCAGTAAGACAGGACTTTTTGTTACCGATAAATAAAAAAGATGCGAAAAATAAAATCGGAATAAATCCTGACAAAAAGACGATTTTGATTTTTGGAGGAAGTCTTGGTGCTAAATCCATAAATGAATTTGTAGCTGCAAATCTTGATAATTTAAGCAGAATAAATGCTGATATTATTTGGCAAACAGGTGGAAATTTTGAATTTTCAGATAATATTCCTGATAATATCCATCAGCATAATTATATTGACGATATGTCCCTTTATTACTCTGCGGCTGATTTGATTGTCTGCCGTTCGGGTGCTTCGACAGTATCAGAGCTTACGCTTACCGGCAAGCCTTCAGTACTTGTACCTTTGCCTTCTGCATCAAATAATGAACAGCTTCGAAATGCCGAGATTATGGCTCGAATTGGTGCATCGGAATTAGTTTTAAATAATGAATTAAATTCTAAATTGCTTAGTATCGTCAATGAATTAGTTGCAGATGAAAATAAGCTTTTAAGAATGTCTGAGAGTGCAGGAGAACTCGCTAAACCGGATGCCGCAAAAGATGTTGCAAATAAAATACTGGAAATGATTGGCTGA
- the coaD gene encoding pantetheine-phosphate adenylyltransferase, with translation MSKSAIYAGTFDPITNGHVDVIERACEMFDKVYVVIAVNSKKVTLFSEEERLEMIKSALEHLPNADVIINHKLTVEVAEEKNAIAMVRGIRAVSDFEYEFQIALMNRKLSPNIYTVFLTPHEKYTYLNSSIIREMAKYGKDTSEFVPHLVAAKLKEKFNF, from the coding sequence ATGTCAAAATCAGCTATTTATGCCGGAACATTCGATCCGATTACAAACGGACACGTTGATGTAATAGAAAGGGCATGTGAAATGTTCGATAAAGTTTATGTGGTAATTGCCGTAAATTCCAAAAAAGTTACTCTTTTTTCTGAAGAGGAGCGACTCGAAATGATTAAATCTGCTCTTGAGCATCTACCAAATGCGGATGTAATTATCAATCATAAGCTTACTGTCGAAGTTGCAGAGGAAAAAAATGCAATCGCTATGGTTAGAGGTATAAGAGCGGTCTCTGATTTTGAGTATGAATTTCAGATTGCACTTATGAACAGAAAATTATCACCAAATATTTATACAGTATTTTTGACACCTCATGAAAAATATACATATCTGAATTCAAGTATTATTCGTGAAATGGCTAAATATGGAAAAGATACAAGTGAATTTGTTCCGCATTTGGTAGCTGCAAAATTGAAAGAAAAATTTAATTTTTAA
- the rpsD gene encoding 30S ribosomal protein S4, with amino-acid sequence MNYTGPKVKISRKLGINLTPKAGKVSTRKPYPPGAHGGNKRRAKQSDYGRQLLEKQRLRLQYNLSEKQMANFYKKAASQTGNTADLLVQLIETRLDALVYRAGLAPTIYASRQFIGHGHIFVNGRRVTIPSYHVRVNDLISVKEKSRKIDSIQETIRLVNAPPYLEVSKADFSAKLSYIPHKEEVPIQCELPLVVEYYSR; translated from the coding sequence ATGAATTATACTGGACCTAAAGTAAAAATATCGAGGAAACTCGGAATAAACCTGACCCCGAAAGCCGGAAAAGTGTCAACGCGCAAGCCATATCCTCCGGGAGCACATGGTGGCAATAAAAGACGTGCCAAGCAATCTGACTATGGTCGCCAATTGTTAGAAAAACAGAGATTGCGTTTGCAGTACAACTTGTCTGAAAAACAGATGGCTAATTTCTATAAAAAAGCCGCTTCGCAGACAGGTAACACAGCTGACCTGCTGGTACAGTTGATTGAAACAAGACTTGACGCACTTGTATATCGAGCAGGTCTTGCACCGACAATTTATGCTTCAAGACAGTTTATCGGTCATGGACACATTTTTGTAAATGGTAGGAGAGTAACTATTCCTTCTTATCACGTACGTGTTAACGATTTGATTTCTGTTAAAGAAAAAAGCAGAAAAATTGATTCTATTCAGGAAACTATACGATTAGTCAATGCTCCGCCATATCTTGAAGTATCTAAAGCAGATTTCTCAGCAAAATTATCTTACATACCTCATAAAGAAGAAGTTCCAATTCAATGTGAACTTCCCCTTGTAGTAGAGTATTACTCAAGATAA
- the deoC gene encoding deoxyribose-phosphate aldolase encodes MSRIELAKTIDSTILKPDSKYSDIENLCRDAAKYHFASVCVLPRYVGYAANLLDGSGVAVCSVVGFPLGANYISTKIEEAESLIENRCTELDMVINLPALMNKEFAYVKEEIEALAELCHSNDAILKVIIETCLLSDYQKIEMCKIITEAGADYIKTSTGFSLAGADLKDIYLFREFIGENVRIKASGGIRNLEQALTFVEAGASRIGTSSGVKIIEELPEEKA; translated from the coding sequence ATTAGTAGGATTGAATTAGCAAAAACTATAGACAGTACCATATTAAAACCGGATTCAAAGTATTCAGATATCGAAAATCTTTGCCGTGATGCAGCTAAATATCACTTTGCATCTGTATGTGTACTACCCCGCTATGTCGGCTATGCTGCGAATCTTCTTGACGGCTCGGGTGTAGCAGTATGCTCTGTAGTAGGATTTCCTCTCGGTGCAAATTATATAAGTACTAAGATTGAGGAAGCAGAATCGCTAATTGAAAACAGATGTACCGAACTGGATATGGTTATCAACCTCCCTGCCCTTATGAATAAGGAATTTGCTTATGTCAAAGAGGAAATAGAAGCTCTTGCCGAACTTTGCCATTCGAATGATGCAATATTAAAAGTTATCATCGAAACCTGTCTTCTAAGTGATTATCAAAAGATTGAAATGTGCAAAATTATCACCGAAGCCGGTGCTGACTATATAAAAACATCTACAGGATTTTCTTTAGCGGGTGCAGATTTGAAAGACATTTATCTTTTCAGGGAGTTTATCGGAGAAAATGTCAGAATAAAAGCATCAGGAGGCATTAGAAATCTTGAGCAGGCATTGACATTTGTCGAAGCCGGTGCTTCAAGAATTGGTACCAGCTCCGGAGTTAAAATTATCGAAGAATTACCAGAGGAAAAAGCGTAA
- a CDS encoding nuclear transport factor 2 family protein, with amino-acid sequence MKRLLLLILASLIVLSACSPKKTYLSPLELEEEKEQVKKVIEDYHRASEDKNFGKVVETLADEVIFFGTDSSEVIKTFADFKKAIEKQWQDYDKIDYGELRDVSIQMDEGATLATIIYGVNSDFIRGEETYNYYLRIARILKKKNNKWLIVSGIVGIVRPDAPYQQNGSVE; translated from the coding sequence ATGAAGAGATTATTGTTACTCATTTTGGCATCACTTATAGTTTTGAGTGCATGCAGTCCTAAAAAAACTTATCTTTCACCACTTGAATTAGAGGAGGAAAAAGAACAAGTAAAAAAAGTTATAGAAGACTATCACAGAGCTTCTGAAGATAAAAATTTTGGCAAAGTTGTAGAAACACTTGCTGACGAAGTAATATTTTTTGGTACCGATTCATCTGAAGTTATTAAAACATTTGCTGATTTCAAAAAAGCTATTGAAAAACAATGGCAGGATTACGACAAAATTGATTATGGTGAACTTCGTGATGTTTCTATCCAAATGGATGAGGGTGCAACTTTAGCTACAATAATTTATGGTGTCAATTCTGATTTTATACGTGGTGAAGAAACATATAATTATTACCTCCGCATAGCACGTATTTTAAAGAAAAAGAATAACAAGTGGCTAATTGTAAGCGGTATTGTAGGCATAGTACGACCTGACGCACCATATCAACAAAATGGTTCAGTCGAATAA